One Mangifera indica cultivar Alphonso chromosome 4, CATAS_Mindica_2.1, whole genome shotgun sequence genomic region harbors:
- the LOC123214586 gene encoding uncharacterized protein LOC123214586 isoform X2, with amino-acid sequence MERSEPALVPEWLKNSGTVTGGGRASQPFGSQNLYPDGHFVSKHERNKSSLSSDYDIGPTVASGLGDQQHYELPDSLGSILLSRFKKEKLQGSLPMTGKQGDMWPRKVASHLTNSNRSSYTNGNGFFNRSTVVSNVDKIAFERDFPSLGVKERQGGPEIGRVSSPGLSTAIQRAQTIGALSVGLNMAETLVQGPSRAQTLPQLSVGTHRLEELAIKQSRQLIPMTPSMPKTLVVSPSEKSKAKVVPQQQHHPLHTINHIHGGAVRSDNPKTYNEARLCVLKPSRELNSVSLTTKNCLSPTDVSKVVISPHGTSSPSGSALLRSSGNSPKSSSGPLCVTIEKRPSQAQSRNDFFNLLKKKSSTNSTSAVPDFSVSEKSGEIVTEDAGESVPVKVGDAPSSDSSPLSTNNGGGISHDDSAYVGSWVCLGNGEKHSSPDMVLDPDEEEAAFLRSLGWEENAGEDEGLTEEEISSFVKEYMKLRPSSKLPHGMLANHAI; translated from the exons ATGGAAAGAAGTGAGCCTGCTTTAGTGCCAGAATGGTTGAAAAACAGCGGAACTGTTACTGGTGGTGGCCGTGCAAGCCAGCCTTTCGGGTCACAGAATTTGTATCCTG ATGGTCACTTTGTGTCGAAGCATGAAAGGAATAAGTCATCTCTGAGTAGTGACTATGATATAGGCCCCACAGTTGCTTCTG GTTTGGGGGATCAACAGCACTATGAACTTCCTGATTCACTGGGGAGCATCTTACTAAGTAggttcaagaaagaaaaattgcaaGGTTCGCTGCCAATGACTGGAAAACAGGGTGACATGTGGCCAAGGAAGGTAGCAAGTCACTTGACCAATTCCAATAGAAGCAGTTACACCAATGGCAATGGTTTCTTTAACCGCAGTACTGTTGTTAGCAATGTGGACAAAATTGCTTTTGAACGGGACTTCCCCTCACTTGGAGTTAAAGAGAGACAAGGTGGCCCAGAAATTGGAAGAGTCTCATCTCCTGGATTGAGTACTGCCATTCAGAGAGCACAGACTATTGGAG CTCTATCAGTGGGACTCAATATGGCTGAAACATTGGTTCAAGGTCCTTCTCGAGCTCAAACACTTCCCCAG TTGTCTGTTGGAACTCATAGGCTTGAAGAGTTGGCTATTAAGCAATCAAGGCAACTAATTCCCATGACTCCATCAATGCCTAAAACTTTG GTGGTCAGCCCTTCTGAGAAATCAAAAGCTAAGGTTGTGCCACAGCAGCAGCATCATCCATTACACACTATCAATCACATACATGGGGGGGCTGTAAGATCTGATAATCCAAAAACATATAATGAAGCCAGGCTCTGTGTCCTCAAGCCTTCACGAGAGCTGAACAGTGTCTCTTTAACCACAAAGAATTGTTTAAGTCCCACTGATGTGAGTAAAGTAGTGATTAGTCCACATGGCACTTCATCTCCTTCTGGTTCTGCTCTTTTGAGGAGCTCAGGCAACAGCCCAAAAAGCAGTTCCGGTCCTCTATGTGTAACCATTGAGAAGAGACCATCTCAAGCTCAGAGCAGGAATGATTTTTTCAATCTCTTGAAGAAAAAATCTTCTACTAACTCTACTTCTGCTGTCCCAGATTTCTCCGTGTCAGAAAAATCTGGTGAAATTGTCACAGAAGATGCTGGTGAATCTGTTCCTGTGAAGGTTGGAGATGCCCCATCATCGGATTCTTCCCCATTGTCGACCAACAATGGTGGCGGAATAAGTCACGATGACAGTGCTTATGTTGGATCTTGGGTCTGTCTTGGTAATGGAGAGAAACATTCAAGCCCTGATATGGTTCTTGATCCTGATGAAGAAGAGGCTGCCTTTTTGCGATCACTTGGTTGGGAGGAAAATGCTGGTGAAGATGAAGGCCTTACGGAGGAGGAGATAAGCTCTTTTGTTAAGGAG TACATGAAATTGAGACCATCCTCAAAGCTTCCCCATGGAATGTTGGCCAACCATGCCATTTAA
- the LOC123214586 gene encoding uncharacterized protein LOC123214586 isoform X1, which translates to MERSEPALVPEWLKNSGTVTGGGRASQPFGSQNLYPDGHFVSKHERNKSSLSSDYDIGPTVASGLGDQQHYELPDSLGSILLSRFKKEKLQGSLPMTGKQGDMWPRKVASHLTNSNRSSYTNGNGFFNRSTVVSNVDKIAFERDFPSLGVKERQGGPEIGRVSSPGLSTAIQRAQTIGGDVWTSALAEVPVIMGNNTTTSMQQNVSVTSASVFPALSVGLNMAETLVQGPSRAQTLPQLSVGTHRLEELAIKQSRQLIPMTPSMPKTLVVSPSEKSKAKVVPQQQHHPLHTINHIHGGAVRSDNPKTYNEARLCVLKPSRELNSVSLTTKNCLSPTDVSKVVISPHGTSSPSGSALLRSSGNSPKSSSGPLCVTIEKRPSQAQSRNDFFNLLKKKSSTNSTSAVPDFSVSEKSGEIVTEDAGESVPVKVGDAPSSDSSPLSTNNGGGISHDDSAYVGSWVCLGNGEKHSSPDMVLDPDEEEAAFLRSLGWEENAGEDEGLTEEEISSFVKEYMKLRPSSKLPHGMLANHAI; encoded by the exons ATGGAAAGAAGTGAGCCTGCTTTAGTGCCAGAATGGTTGAAAAACAGCGGAACTGTTACTGGTGGTGGCCGTGCAAGCCAGCCTTTCGGGTCACAGAATTTGTATCCTG ATGGTCACTTTGTGTCGAAGCATGAAAGGAATAAGTCATCTCTGAGTAGTGACTATGATATAGGCCCCACAGTTGCTTCTG GTTTGGGGGATCAACAGCACTATGAACTTCCTGATTCACTGGGGAGCATCTTACTAAGTAggttcaagaaagaaaaattgcaaGGTTCGCTGCCAATGACTGGAAAACAGGGTGACATGTGGCCAAGGAAGGTAGCAAGTCACTTGACCAATTCCAATAGAAGCAGTTACACCAATGGCAATGGTTTCTTTAACCGCAGTACTGTTGTTAGCAATGTGGACAAAATTGCTTTTGAACGGGACTTCCCCTCACTTGGAGTTAAAGAGAGACAAGGTGGCCCAGAAATTGGAAGAGTCTCATCTCCTGGATTGAGTACTGCCATTCAGAGAGCACAGACTATTGGAGGTGATGTCTGGACTTCTGCACTAGCAGAGGTACCAGTGATTATGGGAAACAATACTACTACATCTATGCAGCAAAATGTTTCTGTAACCTCAGCTTCTGTGTTTCCAGCTCTATCAGTGGGACTCAATATGGCTGAAACATTGGTTCAAGGTCCTTCTCGAGCTCAAACACTTCCCCAG TTGTCTGTTGGAACTCATAGGCTTGAAGAGTTGGCTATTAAGCAATCAAGGCAACTAATTCCCATGACTCCATCAATGCCTAAAACTTTG GTGGTCAGCCCTTCTGAGAAATCAAAAGCTAAGGTTGTGCCACAGCAGCAGCATCATCCATTACACACTATCAATCACATACATGGGGGGGCTGTAAGATCTGATAATCCAAAAACATATAATGAAGCCAGGCTCTGTGTCCTCAAGCCTTCACGAGAGCTGAACAGTGTCTCTTTAACCACAAAGAATTGTTTAAGTCCCACTGATGTGAGTAAAGTAGTGATTAGTCCACATGGCACTTCATCTCCTTCTGGTTCTGCTCTTTTGAGGAGCTCAGGCAACAGCCCAAAAAGCAGTTCCGGTCCTCTATGTGTAACCATTGAGAAGAGACCATCTCAAGCTCAGAGCAGGAATGATTTTTTCAATCTCTTGAAGAAAAAATCTTCTACTAACTCTACTTCTGCTGTCCCAGATTTCTCCGTGTCAGAAAAATCTGGTGAAATTGTCACAGAAGATGCTGGTGAATCTGTTCCTGTGAAGGTTGGAGATGCCCCATCATCGGATTCTTCCCCATTGTCGACCAACAATGGTGGCGGAATAAGTCACGATGACAGTGCTTATGTTGGATCTTGGGTCTGTCTTGGTAATGGAGAGAAACATTCAAGCCCTGATATGGTTCTTGATCCTGATGAAGAAGAGGCTGCCTTTTTGCGATCACTTGGTTGGGAGGAAAATGCTGGTGAAGATGAAGGCCTTACGGAGGAGGAGATAAGCTCTTTTGTTAAGGAG TACATGAAATTGAGACCATCCTCAAAGCTTCCCCATGGAATGTTGGCCAACCATGCCATTTAA